A stretch of Babesia bigemina genome assembly Bbig001, chromosome : III DNA encodes these proteins:
- a CDS encoding RNA methyltransferase, putative: MYVDITDKRRIAHLRYVLKADVGKELKFGVVGSTLDSATVTAVDPKVITVRLSEAFRSHQPPQQPVVDLVVGLPRPKSLDKLLQYAASIGVARIKLVCSSRVELDYLKSHQLEPESIEHSLMLGMEQGVTTFMPDIQLFKSMGALQRDLGKSQYSLRIIAHPGTPETLGSLQIVQHERGPILVAIGPEGGWLDHEVDYYEGLGFRKFNIGERILRAEVAAVAILSQLQLLLTDPTLRRGLPPATRGCDLEPDLKEARVIPHGND, from the exons ATGTACGTCGACATAACGGACAAGCGGCGAATCGCACATCTGCGATACGTGCTGAAGGCGGATGTTGGCAAGGAGTTGAAATTTGGAGTTGTCGGCTCGACGCTGGACTCGGCCACCGTCACCGCCGTAGACCCGAAGGTCATAACGGTGCGCTTATCCGAAGCGTTTCGCAG CCAtcagccgccgcagcagccggTGGTCGACCTTGTTGTCGGCCTCCCGAGACCCAAGTCGCTGGACAAACTGCTACAG TATGCGGCCAGCATTGGCGTCGCGCGGATCAAGCTTGTCTGCTCCTCGCGGGTCGAGCTGGATTACCTCAAATCGCACCAGCTCGAACCCGAGAGCATCGAGCACTCACTCATGCTCGGCATGGAGCAGGGGGTGACCACGTTCATGCCCGACATCCAGCTCTTCAAATCCATGGGGGCGCTTCAGCGAGACCTCGGCAAGAGTCAGTACAGCCTCCGGATCATCGCGCACCCGGGGACGCCGGAGACGCTGGGATCCCTGCAAATCGTGCAGCACGAGCGCGGGCCCATCCTGGTCGCCATCGGCCCCGAGGGCGGCTGGCTCGATCACGAGGTTGATTATTACGAAGGCTTGGGGTTCAGGAAGTTCAACATCGGCGAGCGCATCCTCAGGGCGGAGGTGGCCGCGGTGGCCATCCtctcgcagctgcagctgctgctgactGACCCCACCCTGCGCCGCGGACTACCCCCGGCCACGCGGGGCTGCGATCTCGAACCGGACCTCAAAGAGGCACGCGTCATACCGCATGGCAACGACTAA
- a CDS encoding SIGNAL RECOGNITION PARTICLE 68 KDA PROTEIN, putative, whose translation MATADASETYDVDMDTAEQPGVAEGGEHAPEREKLDFAVLDYVNNTRFKHGIRSDEYGRYHAYCSKRLRILRRQGRTAPIKPNKYVKDEIDEENVDARSLEILTLTAERCWSHAMELKSRCESSQSAGPTERHHYVKRFERAFKTASRLEALCHKFGDTNSINNARVYRNFMEGNVHFEHGRFAEAYASLSSYANVMEQRKRSHQDDRVLQEAYASQLSNVNAAIKLCSFHMRAAGVTAAAKQPAREDDPNAELIAIVPDDSGNLAVYCRGSHVNVTSQFLLQQLLDAINATQKLVVTEDVLTRLVNAADVDAALKGELFDAFGTDALLSSYEEIMMPISEVIDAIHSEMMSSIDNQEPLRQVEGVVAYVKTLLEMEKCALVQVMTLHTMFHEHGKVDKNSGLPDCGEALRFTHMLKQHIATLMGDSKMGQIFLMPQEVTKTVNGLLLGMHKLATGEHNDGMALMNWANNRLQQQIEHPKKQQTLLIWRTLVCFQLLHNTARLCAARFYKRTVAIYARHTLQLADKEDDGEAPLDFAAVFGLEKRPLPAKPILLDLAYIHYQPPQMGKKTSFIGNVKSMFNSFWQ comes from the exons ATGGCGACCGCCGACGCTAGCGAAACGTACGACGTGGACATGGACACTGCGGAGCAGCCGGGGGTCGCGGAAGGCGGCGAACACGCCCCCGAGCGCGAGAAGCTCGACTTTGCAG TGCTCGACTACGTCAACAACACCAGGTTCAAGCATGGCATCCGCTCGGACGAGTACGGGCGGTACCACGCCTACTGCTCCAAGCGGCTGCGCATCCTGAGGCGGCAGGGCCGCACGGCACCGATCAAGCCGAACAAGTACGTAAAGGACGAGATCGACGAGGAGAACGTGGACGCGAG GTCCCTGGAGATCCTCACGCTCACCGCCgagcgctgctggagccatGCCATGGAGCTGAAGTCGCGCTGCGAGTCGTCGCAATCCGCG GGTCCTACTGAGCGCCACCATTACGTGAAGCGGTTTGAGCGGGCGTTCAAAACCGCGTCGCGGCTGGAGGCGCTGTGCCACAAGTTCGGCGACACGAACAGCATCAACAACGCGAGGGTGTACCGCAACTTCATGGAGGGCAACGTGCACTTCGAACACGGGCGGTTTGCGGAAGCGTACGCCAGCCTGTCGTCCTACGCCAATGTCATGGAGCAGCGCAAGAGGTCGCACCAGGACGACCGCGTGCTTCAGGAGGCCTACGCCTCCCAGCTCAGCAACGTCAACGCGGCGATCAAGCTGTGCTCGTTCCACATGAGGGCTGCGGGCGTGACCGCGGCGGCCAAGCAGCCCGCGCGTGAGGACGACCCGAACGCCGAGCTCATCGCCATAGTGCCAGACGACTCCGGCAACCTGGCGGTATACTGCAGGGGCTCCCACGTGAACGTCACTTCTCAGTTTTtgttgcagcagctgctcgacgCGATCAACGCGACCCAGAAGCTGGTTGTGACGGAGGACGTCCTCACGCGGCTGGTCAACGCGGCCGACGTGGACGCGGCGCTGAAAGGCGAGCTCTTTGACGCCTTCGGCACCGACGCGCTGCTGTCGTCGTACGAAGAAATCATGATGCCCATATCGGAGGTCATCGACGCCATACACTCCGAAATGATGTCCTCCATAGACAACCAGGAGCCCCTGCGGCAGGTGGAAG GCGTAGTAGCGTACGTCAAGACCCTACTCGAGATGGAGAAGTGCGCGCTGGTGCAGGTCATGACGCTGCACACCATGTTCCATGAGCACGGCAAGGTCGACAAGAACTCCGGGCTGCCGGACTGTGGGGAGGCGCTGCGGTTCACCCACATGCTGAAGCAGCACATCGCCACCCTCATGGGCGACTCCAAGATGGGGCAGATATTCCTCATGCCGCAGGAGGTCACCAAGACGGTCAACGGCCTGCTGCTCGGGATGCACAAGCTGGCGACCGGCGAGCACAACGACGGGATGGCGCTCATGAACTGGGCCAACAAcaggctgcagcagcagattGAGCACCCCAAGAAGCAGCAGACGCTCCTCATATGGCGCACGCTCGTCTGcttccagctgctgcacaacACGGCGCGGCTCTGCGCGGCGCGCTTCTACAAACGGACCGTGGCCATATACGCCCGGCACACTCTGCAGCTGGCGGACAAGGAAGACGACGGCGAGGCGCCGCTCGACTTCGCGGCCGTGTTCGGGCTGGAAAAACGCCCCCTGCCCGCCAAGCCGATACTGCTCGACCTGGCGTACATCCACTACCAGCCACCGCAAATGGGCAAGAAGACGTCGTTCATCGGAAACGTCAAGAGCATGTTCAACTCGTTCTGGCAGTGA
- a CDS encoding NAC domain containing protein, putative yields MTTESEKVDALVAEAMEESPEDVSSDGESDVEESKGADGGAPKVRQNKNERKARKLLSKLGLKPVEGVNKVCIKKSKQVFFVVSKPDVYKLPNSDTYVIFGEAKVEDTGASSALETVQRLSQLSSALQAVSAATASVTNMANALSAVSDAAAAAQAAQAEKEANQANEVTDSPEGAESSESAAAGASAEGGEAPASARSEPKGDEAASPKEGEAAPAAAVDESGVNQGDVELVVSQVGCTREEAVEALLKNKGDIVESIMSLST; encoded by the coding sequence ATGACGACGGAGAGCGAGAAAGTGGACGCCCTGGTGGCGGAGGCCATGGAGGAGAGCCCTGAGGATGTGTCCAGCGATGGCGAGTCCGATGTGGAGGAATCGAAGGGCGCCGACGGCGGCGCGCCTAAGGTCCGCCAGAACAAGAACGAGCGGAAGGCGCGCAAATTGTTGTCCAAGCTGGGCCTCAAGCCCGTCGAGGGTGTGAACAAGGTGTGCATCAAGAAGTCCAAGCAGGTCTTCTTCGTGGTCAGCAAGCCCGACGTGTACAAGCTGCCCAACTCCGACACCTACGTCATCTTCGGCGAGGCCAAGGTGGAGGACACCGGCGCGAGCTCCGCGCTGGAGACCGTCCAGCGTCTGTCGCAGCTGTCGTCGGCTCTGCAGGCTGTTAGCGCGGCCACCGCCAGCGTGACCAACATGGCCAACGCCCTCAGCGCCGTGTCcgacgctgctgcggcggcgcaggCTGCTCAGGCGGAGAAGGAAGCCAACCAGGCCAATGAGGTGACCGACTCCCCCGAGGGCGCCGAGTCCTCAGAGTCTGCCGCGGCAGGTGCTTCGGCGGAAGGCGGAGAGGCGCCCGCCAGCGCCCGCTCCGAGCCCAAGGGCGATGAGGCTGCGAGCCCCAAGGAAGGCGAGGCAGCTCCCGCCGCCGCGGTCGACGAGTCCGGCGTGAACCAGGGAGACGTGGAGCTGGTGGTGTCGCAGGTCGGCTGCACTCGCGAGGAGGCCGTCGAGGCGCTGTTGAAGAACAAGGGCGACATCGTCGAGAGTATCATGTCGCTGTCCACGTAG